The DNA segment GCGCTCCAGGTAGGGCGTCTTCCAGCCCGAACCCGTCAGCTAACTCGGTAGGCGGTCAGGAAGAACGGAGAGCCGCCGTCTTGGCGACCCTGCACAACCGCGCCTCCCGCACGCCTCTCGTCCGTCGCTCGGCACACGCCCGGCTCGACCGTGGCTGGGGCCGGCAATGGCGTCATCTCATGATCCCCACCGTGGCCATCGCGGGGCTCCTCGTCGGTGGCGGGGCACCGTCAGCGCTCGCGGCGCCGAACGTCGCCGGCCAGGACCAGCCCGGCCGTGACGCTCTCACTGCGGAGATCGAGCGGATCAACCAGCGCCTGGCGACGACCGAGGAGGAGTTGCAGCGAGCGACGGTCGAGGCCGAGGCCACCGCGGACGCGTCCCGAGCCGCGCAGGCCGAGCTCGCGGCGGCGGAGTCGGCCGCGGCGGCGGCCACCGCCGAGCTCGAGGCCGCGCAGGCCGCCGCCTCGCAGGCCCAGGACGACGTCGCCACTCTCGGACGGGAGGCGTTCATGGGATCCGCGCCCCTGGGAGAAACTGTCGTGCTGCTCGACGCTGCCGGTCCGGAGGAGGTGCTGCAGCGCGCCGCCACCATGGACCTGTTGGGCGAGGACCGTGCCGCGCGCCTGGAGGCATCCGAGGCCGTCCGGCAGCGGCAGGAGGACGCGGACCGGGCGGCACGGGACGCGGTCGCCGAGCGAGACGCGGCCGTACGGGCAGCGGCCGACGCCGACGCGGCCGCCCAGGCCCAGCTCGCGGCATCCCAGCAGGCCTACGACGCAGCCGCCGCGGAGAAGGCCGGTCTGGAGCAGCAGCTCAAGGACGCCGAGACCCGGCTGCTCGCCGCCCGAGGCGCTACCGATCCGAACGCCACCTGGGAACAGCAGCAGCGCACCCGGCTCGCCCAGGCCAGCGCCGGCGCGGGCGCGCTGGTGAACGGCCGGGTCACCTCCTGCTACGGCAGCCGCTGGGGTACCAACCACAACGGCATCGACATCGCCGCTCCCATCGGCACCCCCATCTTCGCCCCGGAGAGCGGGGTCGTCTTGCAGGCCGGCCCGGCCAACGGGTTCGGGCTGGCCGTCTATCTCCAGCACCCCGACGGCACCATCACCGTGTACGGCCACATCAACCAGTACTTCGTGACCGCCGGCCAGACGGTCACCGCCGGCCAGCAGATCGCCGAGGTGGGCAACAAGGGCCAAGTAACCGGCCCGCACCTGCACATCGAGACGCACACCGGCGGGCTGTACCAGAACCGGGTCGACCCCGCTCCCTGGCTCGCCGCGCGCGGCATCAGCCTCGGCTGCTGACCCGTGACTGGCGAGTGACCGTGTTCCGAAGTGCTCCACCCTGTACATGGCTATTGTCGCTCCGTCCCTCGCCGGGGGAGGTGTGATGGGAGTGGTCGGACGGCAATTCGGCTCGCCCTCCGGGCTGCTCGGACGCCTGGCCGGGCGCTTCATGGCACGCAACAACG comes from the Modestobacter italicus genome and includes:
- a CDS encoding M23 family metallopeptidase; translation: MIPTVAIAGLLVGGGAPSALAAPNVAGQDQPGRDALTAEIERINQRLATTEEELQRATVEAEATADASRAAQAELAAAESAAAAATAELEAAQAAASQAQDDVATLGREAFMGSAPLGETVVLLDAAGPEEVLQRAATMDLLGEDRAARLEASEAVRQRQEDADRAARDAVAERDAAVRAAADADAAAQAQLAASQQAYDAAAAEKAGLEQQLKDAETRLLAARGATDPNATWEQQQRTRLAQASAGAGALVNGRVTSCYGSRWGTNHNGIDIAAPIGTPIFAPESGVVLQAGPANGFGLAVYLQHPDGTITVYGHINQYFVTAGQTVTAGQQIAEVGNKGQVTGPHLHIETHTGGLYQNRVDPAPWLAARGISLGC